From a single Fusobacterium pseudoperiodonticum genomic region:
- a CDS encoding tyrosine-type recombinase/integrase gives MEIKKIDERDLVVNQRKKRNQDKKKTIFEIYKSEKTVKDYMFHLKDFLHFVYEGENDFSISEVIPLMQDIEKEDVEAYIVHLFEDRKLKKTSVNTILSALKSLYKELESNGLKNPVKYIKLFKVNRNIENVLKVSIDDIRKIIGLYKIDSEKKYRNITILYTLFYTGMRSKELLTLKFKHFLKREDEYFFKLVQTKSGKDVYKPIHKSLVKKLEEYRSYLMNMYSLDSKDLDEHYIFATSVLNNSPLSYRSLNVIIQDMGKLIEKDISPHNIRHAIATELSLNGADILEIRDFLGHSDTKVTEVYINARSVLEKKVLEKLPEINLDEE, from the coding sequence ATGGAAATAAAGAAAATTGATGAAAGAGATTTGGTTGTAAACCAGAGAAAAAAAAGAAATCAAGATAAGAAAAAAACTATATTTGAAATATACAAATCTGAAAAAACAGTTAAAGACTATATGTTTCATTTGAAAGATTTTTTACATTTTGTCTATGAGGGTGAGAATGACTTCTCTATTTCTGAGGTTATTCCACTGATGCAAGATATTGAAAAAGAAGATGTTGAAGCATACATTGTTCATTTATTTGAAGATAGAAAGTTAAAAAAGACTTCTGTAAATACTATTTTATCTGCTTTAAAATCTCTATATAAAGAACTTGAAAGCAATGGACTAAAGAATCCAGTTAAGTATATAAAGCTTTTTAAAGTGAATAGAAACATAGAAAATGTACTAAAAGTTTCTATTGATGATATAAGAAAAATTATCGGACTTTATAAAATAGATAGTGAAAAAAAATATAGAAATATTACTATATTATATACTCTCTTCTATACTGGTATGAGAAGTAAAGAACTTTTAACACTGAAATTTAAGCACTTTTTAAAAAGAGAAGATGAATACTTCTTTAAATTAGTTCAAACTAAAAGTGGTAAAGATGTCTACAAACCTATACATAAATCCTTAGTTAAGAAGTTAGAAGAATATAGAAGCTATTTGATGAATATGTATTCTTTAGATTCTAAGGACTTAGATGAACACTATATCTTTGCTACTTCTGTTTTAAACAATAGCCCTTTATCATACCGTTCATTGAATGTTATTATTCAAGATATGGGAAAATTAATAGAAAAAGATATAAGTCCTCATAATATTAGACATGCGATAGCAACTGAACTTTCGCTTAATGGAGCAGATATCTTAGAAATTAGAGATTTCTTAGGACATTCTGATACGAAGGTTACAGAAGTATATATAAATGCTAGATCAGTTTTAGAGAAAAAAGTTTTAGAAAAACTTCCTGAAATAAATTTAGATGAAGAATAA
- a CDS encoding cysteine hydrolase family protein, whose product MEALIIIDMQKGFFKNILGKRNNPQAENNILKILKNFRKENKEIIHIQHLSIDEKGILFTNEDREFLKSLEPLPNETIFQKNVNSAFIGTNLENYLRNKSIDKLIIVGMTLPHCVSTTVRMASNLGFKVILIEDATITFEMKDYFSDKLLSADEIHKYHISALNEEFCEILSAKNFLNL is encoded by the coding sequence ATGGAAGCATTAATTATAATTGATATGCAAAAAGGATTTTTTAAAAATATTTTAGGAAAACGTAATAATCCTCAAGCTGAAAATAATATATTAAAGATTTTAAAAAATTTTAGAAAAGAAAATAAAGAAATAATTCATATACAGCATCTCTCAATAGATGAAAAAGGTATTTTATTCACAAATGAAGATAGAGAATTTCTAAAAAGCTTAGAACCTTTACCTAACGAAACTATTTTTCAAAAGAATGTAAATAGTGCTTTTATCGGAACTAATTTAGAAAACTACCTTAGAAATAAATCTATAGATAAATTAATTATAGTAGGTATGACATTGCCTCATTGTGTTTCAACTACCGTTAGAATGGCATCTAATTTAGGCTTTAAAGTAATATTAATAGAAGATGCTACCATTACTTTTGAAATGAAAGATTATTTTTCTGACAAATTATTATCAGCTGATGAAATTCACAAATATCATATCTCTGCTTTAAATGAAGAGTTTTGTGAAATACTAAGTGCTAAAAATTTCTTAAATTTATAA
- the hemA gene encoding glutamyl-tRNA reductase, translated as MLDLDKIVVIGVSHENLSLLEREEFMRTRPKYIIEKLYKEKEINAYINLSTCLRTEFYIELNSNISIDEIQKLFSVKMLVKTGIEAIEYLFKVSCGFYSVIKGEDQILAQVKSSHSEALENEHSSKFLNIIFNKAIELGKKFRTKSMIAHNALSLEAISLKFIKNKFPHIEDKNIFILGIGELAQDILTLLSKEQLKNIYITNRTYHKAEQIKKQFEMVNIVDYKEKYKEMFEADVIISATSAPHIVVEYDKFVPKMKEDKDYLFIDLAVPRDVDERLANFKNIEIYNLDDIWKVYNEHSMNRDKLLEDYSYLIDEQMEKLIKSLDYYKENTL; from the coding sequence ATGCTAGATCTAGATAAGATTGTTGTAATTGGAGTTTCTCACGAAAATTTATCTTTACTTGAAAGAGAAGAATTTATGAGGACTAGACCAAAATACATTATTGAAAAACTGTATAAAGAAAAAGAAATAAATGCTTATATCAATTTATCAACTTGCCTTAGAACAGAATTTTACATAGAACTAAATTCAAATATAAGTATTGATGAAATCCAAAAACTATTTTCAGTGAAAATGCTAGTAAAAACTGGAATAGAAGCTATTGAATACCTATTTAAAGTTAGTTGTGGGTTCTATTCAGTTATAAAGGGAGAAGATCAAATTTTAGCTCAGGTAAAATCATCTCACTCTGAAGCACTTGAAAATGAGCATAGTTCAAAATTTTTAAATATTATCTTTAATAAAGCAATAGAGCTAGGAAAGAAATTTAGAACTAAGAGTATGATAGCACATAATGCACTCTCATTGGAAGCTATATCTTTAAAATTTATTAAAAATAAATTTCCTCATATAGAAGATAAAAATATATTTATCTTAGGAATAGGAGAGTTAGCTCAAGATATCCTAACACTATTATCAAAGGAACAACTAAAAAATATCTATATTACTAATAGAACTTATCATAAGGCTGAGCAAATAAAAAAGCAGTTTGAAATGGTAAATATTGTTGATTATAAGGAAAAATATAAGGAGATGTTTGAAGCTGACGTTATTATATCTGCCACTTCAGCACCTCATATAGTTGTTGAATATGATAAATTTGTACCTAAAATGAAAGAAGATAAAGATTATCTTTTTATTGATTTAGCTGTCCCTAGAGATGTTGATGAAAGACTTGCAAATTTTAAAAATATAGAGATATACAATCTAGATGATATTTGGAAAGTCTATAATGAGCATTCTATGAATAGAGATAAGCTTTTAGAAGATTATTCATATTTAATTGATGAACAAATGGAAAAACTGATAAAATCATTGGATTATTATAAAGAGAACACTTTATAA